One region of Armatimonadota bacterium genomic DNA includes:
- a CDS encoding HD-GYP domain-containing protein, with the protein MRQVAKAFTQYKYTIYLLGFIILTSAVAFGGIELHAWPELVIFFILIFFAEILPVIFPSSATEYTMTMPAVLALFISRGFTDTVLITSLGLIASNMVFHRGKYPLRLLLDLTCYNLCNTIISITVASIAYVFAGGMTLQTGSEVTLSAVVLPVLLWVFTCTTTNALLLATALALHLREPWRIHAAQQLRWTATNNLVTGPSGILFAYLYLAYGIHGILLMIIPFLMGRQALNQYAKRLDTYRETITSLGIYMQHYHPYTKGHLERVADISDKIARQMGLPLRSLMLIRDAGLLHDVGKIGVDEQILDKVGALSEEDWAIIKQHPARGAEILSQMKHLEAIVPWVRGHHERPDGKGYPDGLKDGEIPIEAAVIAVADAFDAMTGGPDEKDRRVYRAPLTIDQAIDQVRYGAGTQFDPRVVKAFMQVMAREELEHGE; encoded by the coding sequence GTGCGTCAGGTCGCCAAAGCATTCACTCAGTATAAGTACACAATATACCTCCTCGGTTTTATTATTTTGACTTCAGCCGTGGCGTTTGGGGGAATAGAACTGCACGCCTGGCCTGAATTAGTTATTTTCTTTATCCTTATCTTCTTTGCCGAAATACTTCCCGTTATATTCCCCAGCTCAGCAACCGAATATACTATGACTATGCCAGCGGTGCTGGCCTTATTTATTAGCCGTGGATTCACCGATACCGTACTTATAACTTCATTGGGTTTAATTGCGTCAAACATGGTGTTCCACCGCGGCAAATACCCGCTAAGATTGCTCTTAGATTTAACGTGCTACAACTTGTGCAATACTATAATTTCGATAACAGTTGCATCTATCGCCTACGTGTTTGCTGGCGGCATGACCTTGCAGACAGGAAGTGAAGTCACTTTGTCTGCTGTTGTGCTACCTGTGTTGCTATGGGTATTTACCTGCACAACGACAAATGCACTATTACTAGCAACCGCTTTGGCCTTACATCTTCGCGAACCCTGGCGAATTCATGCGGCTCAACAATTGAGATGGACAGCCACTAACAATCTCGTGACTGGCCCATCGGGAATACTGTTTGCATACCTTTACTTAGCCTATGGTATACATGGAATATTGCTCATGATAATCCCATTTTTGATGGGGAGACAGGCTCTCAACCAATATGCCAAACGACTTGATACTTACCGCGAGACGATTACTTCACTAGGCATCTATATGCAGCATTACCACCCATATACAAAAGGACACCTCGAAAGGGTGGCGGACATCTCCGATAAAATTGCCAGGCAAATGGGTTTACCGTTGCGAAGTTTGATGTTAATACGCGATGCGGGCCTTTTGCATGATGTAGGTAAGATTGGAGTAGACGAGCAGATTTTGGACAAAGTCGGAGCTCTTTCGGAAGAAGATTGGGCTATTATAAAGCAGCACCCCGCACGAGGAGCAGAAATTCTCTCACAAATGAAACACCTTGAGGCGATAGTCCCATGGGTACGTGGGCATCACGAACGTCCAGATGGCAAGGGCTATCCAGATGGCCTCAAGGATGGCGAGATTCCAATAGAGGCAGCTGTAATTGCCGTTGCCGACGCTTTTGATGCCATGACGGGGGGACCTGACGAGAAAGATAGACGCGTATACCGGGCGCCATTAACAATTGACCAAGCAATAGATCAAGTACGCTACGGAGCCGGGACTCAGTTTGACCCGCGAGTTGTAAAGGCGTTCATGCAAGTAATGGCGAGAGAGGAGTTGGAGCATGGGGAATAG
- the pheT gene encoding phenylalanine--tRNA ligase subunit beta, with product MLVPVEWLREYVSFDVPPKQLAERLTLAGLEVEEVTEIGDKLVFSTYVTPNRPDLLSIVGVAREVSALLGTQLNPPIPKLVESDTKASDLVKVDIESPINCPRYSARVVTNVKVGPSPAWVQERLIAGGLRPINNVVDATNYVLLELGQPLHAFDYDLVKNHHIIVRQAMPDEKIVTLDGEERILNEEILVIADSERAIAIAGVMGGADTEVSFSTRNVLLESAHFNRISIRKTAKYLGMSTEASYRFERGVDPELTTYALDRVAQLIVEWSDGSIAKGIVDAYPKKINPVTIEIRPQRTSEVLGVQVSSEQIADYLSRLGMSVAKGDPLLVTVPTFRPDITREIDLIEEVGRLYGYNAIPEKLPVGETMQGSDSSEGRFASEVAETLIACGLQEVVTHSLVPPTEGEHGEVVIRNPISDDLSRIRKRLIPNLLGVIGYNASRGIRDIGVFEIGRVASTDNGAIIERLSIAGALTGSMWQTAWNVDKSSLEADFFLAKGIVETIFNRLVKGEVLFRQALLDGFHPTRAAIIQIGNTEVGVLGEVSSDLAAKFDLPGRTYAFELDFDELISRRREAETYRPFSRYPALTRDLAVVVADEIPYDRVREVLEEGAGDLLESLSLFDLYKGPPLPAGQKSLAFRMVFRSPTKTLRDEEVDDRMARIRSLLGDKLAASFRDA from the coding sequence GTGTTAGTACCTGTCGAATGGCTAAGAGAATATGTGAGCTTTGATGTCCCTCCGAAGCAACTAGCGGAGCGATTGACACTCGCTGGTCTCGAAGTGGAAGAGGTAACCGAGATAGGTGACAAGCTTGTCTTCTCAACCTACGTTACCCCTAATAGGCCTGATTTGCTTTCAATAGTTGGCGTGGCACGTGAGGTTTCAGCTCTACTTGGAACTCAACTAAATCCTCCAATCCCTAAGTTGGTCGAAAGTGATACGAAGGCGTCTGACCTCGTAAAAGTTGATATAGAAAGCCCCATCAATTGTCCGCGATACTCAGCACGCGTAGTTACTAATGTCAAAGTCGGACCATCACCGGCATGGGTTCAGGAAAGGCTAATCGCTGGGGGTCTCCGGCCCATAAATAATGTCGTGGATGCAACGAACTATGTGTTGCTTGAGCTAGGGCAGCCCCTTCATGCTTTCGATTATGACTTAGTGAAGAATCACCATATAATCGTTCGTCAAGCAATGCCTGACGAAAAAATCGTAACTTTAGATGGCGAAGAGCGCATACTAAACGAGGAAATCTTGGTGATAGCAGATTCTGAGAGGGCTATTGCCATCGCAGGAGTGATGGGCGGGGCAGACACCGAGGTAAGCTTTAGCACGCGCAACGTTCTTTTAGAGTCGGCCCATTTTAACCGAATCTCTATACGAAAAACCGCAAAATATCTCGGCATGAGTACCGAAGCATCGTATAGGTTTGAGCGCGGCGTTGATCCTGAATTAACGACCTATGCCCTTGACCGTGTAGCCCAATTAATTGTGGAGTGGTCTGACGGGTCAATCGCTAAGGGCATTGTTGATGCCTATCCAAAAAAGATCAACCCGGTAACCATAGAGATTAGACCTCAACGGACAAGCGAAGTCTTGGGCGTTCAAGTAAGCTCAGAGCAAATCGCAGACTACCTTTCCAGACTAGGCATGTCTGTTGCGAAAGGTGACCCGCTATTGGTGACCGTTCCCACATTTCGGCCGGACATAACGCGTGAAATTGACTTGATTGAAGAAGTCGGCAGATTGTACGGATACAATGCAATCCCAGAGAAACTCCCTGTAGGTGAAACAATGCAAGGGAGCGACAGCTCGGAAGGAAGGTTTGCTTCTGAAGTTGCGGAAACGTTGATTGCATGCGGCCTTCAGGAAGTTGTCACTCATTCACTTGTACCTCCAACAGAGGGCGAACACGGCGAAGTTGTGATTCGCAACCCGATAAGCGATGATCTAAGCCGGATACGAAAGCGCCTTATTCCAAATCTATTAGGAGTAATTGGCTACAACGCAAGTCGAGGTATAAGGGATATCGGCGTATTCGAGATTGGACGCGTGGCCTCCACCGATAATGGCGCGATTATCGAACGTTTGAGCATCGCTGGGGCTTTAACTGGCTCGATGTGGCAGACGGCTTGGAATGTGGATAAAAGTAGCCTCGAAGCAGATTTCTTCTTGGCAAAAGGCATAGTTGAAACTATTTTCAACCGATTGGTAAAAGGCGAAGTGCTTTTCAGACAGGCGCTGCTTGATGGATTCCACCCAACTAGAGCAGCAATCATACAAATAGGAAATACCGAAGTCGGCGTTCTTGGCGAAGTCAGCTCGGACCTTGCTGCTAAGTTCGACCTCCCCGGTCGGACTTACGCCTTTGAACTTGATTTTGACGAATTGATTAGCCGTCGCCGAGAAGCTGAAACATATCGTCCATTCTCTCGGTATCCAGCTCTTACGAGGGACTTGGCCGTCGTGGTGGCCGACGAGATTCCGTATGATAGAGTTAGAGAGGTTTTGGAAGAAGGGGCGGGAGACCTATTAGAAAGCTTATCGTTGTTTGATTTATATAAGGGCCCCCCCTTACCTGCAGGCCAGAAGAGTCTTGCGTTTAGAATGGTATTTCGTTCGCCCACGAAGACTCTACGTGACGAGGAAGTAGACGACCGCATGGCAAGGATAAGAAGTCTCCTTGGAGACAAGCTTGCAGCATCCTTTAGAGATGCGTAG
- the pheS gene encoding phenylalanine--tRNA ligase subunit alpha — MVYEQIEALRREAEQRIASAASSQTLAELETEYLGRKGKVTELLRSVKTLPPEQRPSFGQSANELRQLLERKIAEKREKILIEERDAQLAREAVDVTLPGRLFRVGRRHILSVTVAEVKRIFIGMGYQVVEGPEIEQYLYNFEALNYPEEHPALDEQMSFYITDDLLLRTQTTALQGRVMESQKPPFRIATIGRCFRFDAVDATHSHTFHQVDCFTVDEGISLANLKGTLAQFVREMFGPETKVRFRPDYFPFVEPGAEWAISCVMCKGAGCSLCKSTGWLELGGAGMIHPNVLERFDIDSEKYTGFAFGLGIERMPMLKHAIDDLRLFLENDLRFLQQF, encoded by the coding sequence TTGGTTTACGAGCAAATCGAAGCCCTGCGCCGTGAAGCAGAGCAACGGATTGCATCAGCTGCATCTTCGCAGACGTTGGCGGAGCTGGAAACCGAGTACCTTGGACGTAAGGGCAAGGTTACTGAGCTATTGCGCAGCGTGAAAACGCTGCCCCCAGAGCAAAGGCCATCGTTTGGCCAGAGCGCAAACGAACTTCGACAACTGCTAGAAAGGAAAATCGCCGAAAAGCGCGAGAAGATTTTAATCGAGGAGCGGGATGCCCAGCTCGCCCGCGAAGCTGTGGATGTCACGCTGCCAGGCAGATTGTTCCGAGTAGGCAGGCGCCATATCCTGTCGGTAACCGTCGCAGAAGTAAAGCGAATCTTCATCGGGATGGGCTATCAAGTGGTCGAAGGACCGGAAATCGAGCAGTATCTTTACAACTTCGAAGCCTTAAACTATCCCGAAGAACATCCGGCGCTGGATGAGCAGATGTCATTTTATATAACTGATGACCTCCTACTCAGGACTCAGACAACTGCTCTGCAGGGAAGGGTAATGGAAAGCCAGAAACCGCCATTCCGCATCGCGACAATTGGGCGATGTTTTAGGTTCGATGCTGTGGATGCCACGCATTCACACACCTTTCACCAGGTTGACTGTTTTACGGTCGACGAAGGGATAAGCTTGGCAAACCTAAAGGGGACTTTGGCACAATTCGTGCGCGAGATGTTCGGACCAGAAACCAAAGTGCGGTTTCGCCCAGACTACTTCCCGTTCGTAGAACCTGGCGCTGAGTGGGCTATTAGCTGCGTGATGTGTAAAGGCGCCGGATGTTCACTTTGCAAGTCTACCGGCTGGCTTGAATTAGGCGGTGCCGGAATGATTCACCCAAACGTACTTGAGCGGTTTGACATAGACTCGGAAAAGTACACTGGGTTTGCTTTTGGCCTGGGAATTGAGCGCATGCCGATGCTTAAGCATGCCATCGACGATTTGCGCCTGTTCCTTGAGAACGACTTGCGTTTTCTTCAGCAATTTTAG
- the rplT gene encoding 50S ribosomal protein L20, with the protein MPRVKRGIMTHKRHKKVMERAKGYWGARSRLFKTANEAVAKALNYAYRDRRVRKREFRSLWITRINAACRENGISYSRFIQGLAKGGVAIDRKVLAEMAVNDKAAFAALVKHASEQLAA; encoded by the coding sequence ATGCCACGGGTAAAACGTGGGATAATGACCCATAAGCGGCACAAAAAAGTCATGGAGCGCGCAAAAGGCTACTGGGGCGCAAGAAGCCGCCTCTTCAAAACTGCGAATGAAGCAGTCGCAAAGGCGCTCAACTATGCATACCGCGACCGCAGAGTTAGGAAGCGAGAGTTTCGGAGTCTTTGGATAACACGCATCAATGCGGCATGCCGAGAAAATGGCATATCCTATAGCAGATTCATCCAGGGCTTAGCGAAAGGCGGGGTAGCCATAGACCGCAAGGTTCTTGCGGAAATGGCTGTTAACGACAAAGCCGCCTTCGCTGCGCTGGTTAAACATGCCTCAGAACAGCTAGCAGCTTGA
- the rpmI gene encoding 50S ribosomal protein L35: MPKIRTRKTAAKRFKITASGKIVRRNTGKGHLMMKKSPARKRRLSVESLVFGGEKQKVHRMIPYGA, translated from the coding sequence ATGCCAAAGATAAGGACAAGAAAAACAGCTGCCAAGAGATTCAAGATAACTGCGTCAGGTAAAATTGTACGGCGAAATACGGGGAAAGGACACCTAATGATGAAGAAGTCCCCAGCCAGAAAGCGCAGACTGAGCGTAGAGTCTTTGGTTTTTGGCGGCGAAAAGCAGAAAGTTCATCGCATGATTCCTTACGGTGCATAA
- the infC gene encoding translation initiation factor IF-3 yields the protein MNKDLRVNERIRARECRLVDEQGNQLGIKPVHEALAIAREKGLDLIEVAPTAVPPVCKIMDYGKYKYEQGKREREARKKQRVTEVKSIKMRPGTDEHDFQVKLKHALRFLGEGNKVKIIVIFRSREITHPEFAKRALDRIAEATADIAVVEKPAAMEGRTMTMVLSPK from the coding sequence ATAAATAAAGATCTCAGGGTTAACGAGCGGATTCGGGCTCGAGAATGCAGGCTGGTTGACGAACAGGGAAACCAGCTTGGGATCAAACCCGTTCACGAAGCACTAGCGATTGCAAGGGAGAAGGGCCTTGACTTAATTGAGGTGGCGCCGACCGCTGTGCCTCCTGTATGCAAAATAATGGACTATGGGAAATATAAGTATGAGCAAGGAAAGCGCGAACGGGAGGCTCGAAAGAAGCAGCGGGTTACCGAAGTGAAAAGCATCAAAATGCGCCCTGGCACTGATGAGCATGATTTTCAGGTCAAGCTGAAGCACGCCCTGAGGTTCCTTGGAGAAGGAAACAAGGTTAAAATAATAGTAATATTCCGGAGTCGCGAAATAACCCATCCGGAGTTCGCCAAGCGCGCACTTGATCGGATTGCAGAGGCAACCGCTGATATAGCGGTGGTTGAAAAGCCTGCCGCCATGGAAGGCAGGACGATGACGATGGTGTTAAGCCCAAAGTAG